A stretch of the Filimonas lacunae genome encodes the following:
- a CDS encoding AsmA family protein, with the protein MASKLKKRLFRFLVLPIVLLIVLVGIAAAILYTQQERLVKLAVQELNKQFPGELVIGGSTITPFQNYPYVSIALHQVQFYANKQKTGTPIYQSEKIFVGFSLPDILKQQYRVKAIVLKNGHLNLVQNKQGQLNIIEASRMQTDSTAAPASDSTGLDLDIKKIVLKGMDISFQDNISGNHFFTHIEKIKSSLRNDSANVYADLQGNSVVDFTTTTDTSLFRHKKLEADIKIAYNKAGKTLQLPVGKIKLEDASFNITGTACLDKQPEVDLKFSGDKPDFKQLFSFAPEEVAKELKHFKYDGHLAFEGTVKGKLGDGQMPLMTLSFSCKDAWLHNTEANKKLDSLAFSGYYTNGASRSLKTSELRLTNMNARPDKGVFRGNFIMRDFTDPKILMQLQSELELEFIGAFLGIKDLERITGHISLSMNFKELVDVSAPEQSLGKLTQGIQSELKVSNLTFRIPNFPHNIENLDLHANMKNGFVSLDTLTFRLGHSDFQLKGSLSDLPALFHQQQKPVQVTFKAHSNKLVMSELLAFDTAKSNKAKEEIYGFNIGLVLETSVKELQHPSPLPKGKFKLENLFASFKHYPHKFHDFGAELTIIDTSVMLRNFAGKIDSTDIHFSGRVNNYALWFDKVMRGRTTVAFDFKSERLALHDLLGPVSRNFVPKDYHDEVAHKLWLRSKTELKYDSTFRFAKIKIANISGSLQKHAFELDSIKGMVKIGADHFIKIDTLTGKIGKSDFDINMRLYTGKDTVKRKKENYLAFASRFLDVDQLTNYQLTAAQEDAPALPSAPVVTNVAHNTSAHADAFNIFQIPFIDFKASVNIGKIKYHRLWIKNIAGNVRMLSNQHLYLDTLRLEIAEGRMGMRGHFNGSDPKKIYFRSRIKVEDMNIEKMMLKLDYFGQDYVINKNIKGRLNGLIRSHVQMHPDLTPIIENTEAQLEVDIHNGVLINFAPMQAMASYFKDKNLNMVRFDTLRNKLTFKDGALTIPAMNINSSLGFMEISGKQYMNMQMEYYMRIPLKMVTQVGFRMLFGRKQEEVDPDQVDAIEYRDMNKKVRFMNIKVTGTPDAYKIGLGKAKKS; encoded by the coding sequence ATGGCAAGTAAATTAAAGAAAAGGCTGTTTCGTTTTTTAGTATTACCCATTGTTTTGCTGATAGTGCTGGTAGGCATTGCTGCCGCCATATTATATACCCAGCAGGAACGTTTGGTAAAACTGGCTGTACAGGAACTGAACAAACAATTTCCAGGCGAGCTGGTCATTGGAGGTAGTACTATTACGCCTTTCCAGAACTACCCCTATGTATCTATTGCCTTGCACCAGGTACAGTTTTATGCGAACAAGCAAAAAACCGGTACTCCCATTTACCAATCGGAGAAGATATTTGTAGGATTTAGCCTGCCCGACATATTAAAGCAACAATACCGGGTAAAGGCCATAGTGTTAAAGAACGGACACCTGAACCTGGTACAGAACAAACAAGGCCAGCTGAACATTATTGAAGCCAGCCGCATGCAAACAGATTCTACAGCGGCCCCTGCCAGCGATTCTACCGGGCTGGACCTGGATATAAAGAAGATTGTATTAAAGGGCATGGACATTAGCTTCCAGGATAATATCAGTGGCAACCATTTTTTCACCCATATTGAAAAGATCAAGTCTTCTTTACGCAACGATAGCGCCAACGTTTATGCTGATTTGCAAGGCAATTCCGTAGTAGATTTCACTACCACTACCGACACCAGTTTATTCCGTCATAAAAAACTGGAAGCGGATATTAAGATAGCGTATAATAAAGCCGGCAAAACACTACAACTGCCTGTAGGCAAAATAAAACTCGAAGACGCCAGCTTTAACATTACCGGCACTGCCTGCCTGGATAAACAGCCAGAAGTGGATTTGAAATTTTCCGGCGACAAACCAGACTTTAAGCAGCTGTTTTCTTTTGCCCCGGAGGAGGTAGCAAAAGAGCTGAAGCACTTTAAATACGATGGCCACCTGGCTTTTGAAGGTACCGTAAAAGGCAAACTAGGTGATGGTCAAATGCCTTTAATGACCCTTTCGTTCTCCTGTAAAGATGCCTGGTTACATAATACCGAAGCCAATAAGAAACTGGACTCCCTGGCATTTTCCGGCTATTACACCAACGGTGCCAGCCGCAGTTTAAAAACATCTGAACTGCGCCTGACCAACATGAATGCACGCCCCGACAAAGGAGTTTTCAGAGGTAACTTTATTATGCGTGATTTTACCGATCCTAAAATTCTGATGCAGCTGCAATCAGAGCTGGAGCTGGAATTTATTGGCGCATTTCTGGGTATTAAAGATTTAGAACGCATTACCGGACACATTAGCCTTAGCATGAACTTTAAAGAGCTGGTAGATGTAAGCGCCCCAGAGCAATCGCTGGGTAAACTTACCCAGGGCATTCAAAGTGAATTAAAAGTATCTAACCTTACCTTCCGCATTCCCAACTTCCCGCACAATATTGAAAACCTGGATTTACATGCCAATATGAAAAATGGCTTTGTAAGCCTGGATACCCTGACCTTCCGCCTCGGCCATTCCGATTTTCAACTGAAAGGCTCGTTAAGCGATTTACCAGCTTTGTTTCACCAGCAGCAAAAGCCGGTGCAGGTAACGTTTAAGGCCCATAGCAATAAACTGGTGATGAGCGAACTGCTGGCTTTTGACACCGCCAAAAGCAATAAAGCCAAAGAAGAGATCTATGGCTTTAATATAGGACTCGTTTTGGAAACCTCGGTAAAAGAACTGCAACATCCCAGCCCCCTGCCTAAAGGCAAATTTAAACTGGAAAACCTGTTTGCTTCTTTTAAACACTACCCGCACAAGTTTCATGATTTTGGCGCTGAGCTTACTATTATAGACACTTCTGTAATGTTGCGCAACTTTGCCGGCAAAATAGACAGCACCGACATCCATTTCAGCGGCCGTGTAAACAATTATGCCCTCTGGTTTGATAAGGTGATGCGCGGACGCACTACCGTAGCCTTCGATTTTAAATCGGAACGGTTGGCTTTACATGATCTGCTCGGCCCTGTCAGCCGCAACTTTGTACCTAAAGATTATCATGATGAAGTAGCCCATAAATTGTGGCTGCGGTCTAAAACAGAATTGAAATACGATTCCACTTTCCGCTTTGCCAAAATTAAAATTGCCAATATATCGGGCAGTCTGCAAAAGCACGCTTTTGAGCTGGATAGTATTAAGGGTATGGTGAAAATTGGTGCGGATCATTTTATTAAAATTGATACGCTTACCGGTAAAATAGGCAAAAGTGATTTTGATATTAACATGCGCCTGTACACGGGAAAGGATACCGTTAAAAGGAAGAAAGAAAACTACCTGGCTTTTGCCTCCCGCTTTTTGGATGTAGACCAGTTAACCAATTACCAGCTTACCGCTGCCCAGGAAGATGCTCCTGCCCTGCCTTCTGCACCGGTAGTAACCAACGTGGCCCATAACACATCGGCGCATGCAGATGCTTTCAATATTTTCCAGATACCTTTTATTGACTTCAAAGCTTCCGTGAATATTGGCAAGATCAAGTATCACCGTTTATGGATCAAGAACATAGCCGGTAACGTTCGTATGTTAAGCAATCAGCACCTGTATCTCGATACGCTCCGGTTGGAAATTGCAGAAGGCAGAATGGGTATGCGGGGACATTTCAACGGCAGCGATCCTAAGAAGATCTATTTCAGAAGCCGCATTAAGGTGGAAGACATGAATATAGAAAAGATGATGTTGAAGCTGGACTACTTTGGCCAGGATTATGTGATTAATAAAAATATCAAAGGACGTTTAAACGGACTGATCAGAAGCCATGTGCAAATGCACCCTGACTTAACCCCTATTATTGAAAATACAGAAGCGCAGCTGGAAGTAGACATACACAATGGCGTGCTGATTAATTTTGCCCCTATGCAGGCGATGGCTTCTTACTTTAAAGATAAGAACCTGAACATGGTACGCTTTGATACCCTGCGCAACAAACTCACCTTTAAAGACGGCGCTTTGACCATTCCCGCTATGAACATTAACTCATCGCTGGGCTTTATGGAAATTTCGGGTAAGCAGTACATGAACATGCAAATGGAATACTATATGCGCATTCCTTTAAAAATGGTTACCCAGGTAGGTTTTCGCATGTTGTTTGGCAGAAAGCAGGAGGAAGTGGACCCCGATCAGGTGGATGCCATTGAATACCGCGACATGAACAAGAAGGTACGCTTTATGAACATTAAAGTAACAGGCACACCAGACGCCTATAAAATAGGCCTGGGCAAAGCCAAAAAATCGTAA
- a CDS encoding RNA polymerase sigma-70 factor — MTHDLVAIQKRIALGEEQALAELCRLLQTKLQQFAVTLVRSREQAEEIVEDVLVKLWYNRQNIAAIENLTVYLYVAVKNQSLNALSHKAKELITASYDQLDINLTHTAVSPHDLLVTAEMMQRMQQAVDALPPRCKMIFKLVREDGLAYKEVADILNISINTIDAQMAIAVKRIAAAVAVQKPSFRNPFLS; from the coding sequence ATGACACATGATTTAGTAGCCATACAGAAGCGAATTGCTTTAGGTGAAGAGCAGGCGTTAGCCGAGCTTTGCCGCTTGCTGCAAACCAAATTGCAGCAGTTTGCGGTAACGTTGGTGCGTTCGAGGGAGCAGGCAGAGGAAATAGTAGAAGATGTGCTGGTAAAGCTTTGGTACAACCGCCAAAACATAGCGGCCATAGAAAATCTGACAGTTTATTTATACGTAGCCGTTAAAAACCAGTCGTTAAACGCCCTGTCGCATAAAGCCAAAGAACTCATCACCGCTTCTTACGATCAGCTCGATATTAATTTAACCCATACGGCTGTTTCGCCCCACGATTTACTGGTAACTGCTGAAATGATGCAACGGATGCAGCAGGCAGTAGATGCATTACCACCCCGCTGTAAAATGATTTTTAAACTGGTGCGGGAAGATGGTTTGGCCTATAAAGAAGTGGCCGATATTCTCAACATTTCTATCAATACCATTGATGCTCAGATGGCTATTGCCGTAAAAAGAATTGCGGCTGCAGTGGCCGTTCAGAAGCCTTCTTTCCGAAATCCCTTCCTTTCTTAA